TAGCTTACACCACATTGTGATTCGGAACGACTTCCAAATGGTCAACAGGACCGGATCAGCAACCGTGTCTTTGTCTGGCGGGGAGATTCAACCGCAGGACACAAGAGACCCGCCACGGGTGTGTGTGATTCCAAGAATAGCCGGTGCGTCGTAACCAAGCCACCCCTTTCCAGACTCCCCACCGCCGAACAGGCAACCGAATCGAAAGACCCTGTCCCGTGATGAGCCGGCTAGAGGGCTCCTATGCCGAAAGATTCTCCTACTCCGTCTCGGTTGAGCGGGGAGCTCACGCGTTCGCTGGACGCATTTTTATGTCGCGAATGGTTCCTTGATATATCGAGGAAAAACCCCACAAATTAGCGACGCTGGAACCTTGCCTGCAAGCATCTGGGCCAATGCGAGGTTATTTCTCCCAAGAAGAAAACTTCTGCTGACACATCAGAGCATCAAGATAATATTTCGTAGCCCAATTGGGATACCCCAACATCTGATACCCCCCGACGATAGGGAAAGAACCTGAGAGGGCCCCCTGGACTCCGGTGATAGGTGTATCGATCAATTGAAGCGCCTTCAAAAGATTCAGAAGCGAGTCGGCTGCCCCACGATACTTCACATCTCCGGTATGTTCAAACAACCGGTAACAGACGACTGCAATCTGCGCAGAACCAGTCAAACAAGAAGAAAACGCAGCCGGCTTCCAATCCGAATAAAAACGCCCAGGGAGGAAGCCATCGGAACTCATTTGCACAAGAAGAGAATCGATGCCTCGTTGAACTGCATCGACAAAATCATCGCGTTTGGCGAAGATCCCTACTTCGAGTATGCCCTGAAGGGTATAGCCAATGGTGTGAAGAAGCGGAGCCTCATGACGCGAGAGACAGTTATTCGCAAACCATCCATTACCCTGCTGTTGTTTAAGAGCGGCCTCCACGATTTTTATAGCCGCGATTCGGTAGCGATCATTCCCTGTATCTTCACTCAATCGGCACAGGGGCCAGGCGCACAAGCATGTAAAGGTTTTTATCGAACGCAACGCCTCGTTTTTACCATGAGACTGGAGATAGCCCTGCTCATTCATATCCCCGACCAGAAAATCTCCCGCACGTTGTCCGGCTTTCAGAAAGCGTTCATCCTGACTAAACCGAAAGGCGGTACTCCACCCATCCAAGACCATACCGGTATTAAAAGCAGCGGCAACCTGGTCCTCCGGAGAGCAACGCGCATTTGCTTGAACAGCTCCGGATTTCATTTGGACGCTTACTTCCCAGCGGGCCATCCTCAAAGCCGCTTCGGCAAATCGCCCGTCCCCGGTAGTTTTCGTATATTCGATGAGTGTCGAGATGATATACCCCGTCGTCTCCGGATACGAATTCCTCCAACCATTGCCGCTCCCATAGGGGAAGTACCCGTATGATACGCCATCATCCGCGGTCGCA
The sequence above is drawn from the Candidatus Nitrospira nitrificans genome and encodes:
- a CDS encoding glycoside hydrolase family protein is translated as MKGIRDMFGPSTSTVKTSTTRILRDIFINRGFRKFCFDMRGILVKCFGLSRIDRYPFVRLLLNDSMRFMLWTVQPIRGETLERAEAAAGWLLRAQAATADDGVSYGYFPYGSGNGWRNSYPETTGYIISTLIEYTKTTGDGRFAEAALRMARWEVSVQMKSGAVQANARCSPEDQVAAAFNTGMVLDGWSTAFRFSQDERFLKAGQRAGDFLVGDMNEQGYLQSHGKNEALRSIKTFTCLCAWPLCRLSEDTGNDRYRIAAIKIVEAALKQQQGNGWFANNCLSRHEAPLLHTIGYTLQGILEVGIFAKRDDFVDAVQRGIDSLLVQMSSDGFLPGRFYSDWKPAAFSSCLTGSAQIAVVCYRLFEHTGDVKYRGAADSLLNLLKALQLIDTPITGVQGALSGSFPIVGGYQMLGYPNWATKYYLDALMCQQKFSSWEK